In one window of Anaerolineae bacterium DNA:
- a CDS encoding APC family permease — MKEHHAGLRREVTIWGSFTWGYADVGADVYVALGLVMAAAQGATPLAFLIAGIVYIMVGLLYSELAGAYPIAGGGQYFTLRGLGDFWGLIAGAALMLDYTVDVALFSIASAGYINFFFPQVREFAVDLGPFQNVNLIWMAETLFLIFILTLLNIRGIKESSLLNETLGALDMIMETSIILIGFAFAWRPELFLHQWQTEFPSLEKLLYGVSIAVISYVGLESVSQAAEETIRPATVIPRSSLALIIIVLMFALAFPTVSLGILPWHEIAAREGDPVARLASELPFVGFLAGPAAAILAATIVLISANTGIMGASRLAYSMAEFGLIGEQLSVVHPRYHTPVRAIVLFSGVAALQAVFAFFSGRKAMETMANMYAFGAMLAYFLASIAFVALRIKEPYTPRPYKVPLNIKFKNAEIAIPGFLAIIGSGGMLLIVMWTHALARIVGPLWVLAWFIYYVWHRKKNGQPIFQSLPRDWETHHIRLLEESKEWELLEKFKLEIARYKEGRLYG, encoded by the coding sequence ATGAAGGAACACCATGCAGGATTACGCCGTGAGGTAACAATCTGGGGCTCTTTTACATGGGGTTACGCCGATGTAGGGGCCGATGTCTACGTAGCTCTGGGTCTGGTTATGGCCGCCGCCCAGGGGGCTACCCCCCTTGCCTTCCTCATTGCTGGCATAGTTTACATCATGGTGGGCCTCCTTTACAGCGAATTAGCCGGAGCCTACCCCATCGCCGGAGGAGGGCAGTATTTTACCCTGCGTGGGCTTGGAGATTTCTGGGGGCTGATAGCTGGAGCGGCTCTCATGCTGGATTACACTGTGGATGTGGCCCTTTTCTCCATAGCTTCAGCTGGCTACATTAACTTTTTCTTCCCCCAGGTACGAGAGTTCGCGGTAGACCTGGGCCCTTTCCAGAACGTTAACCTCATCTGGATGGCTGAAACCCTATTTCTCATTTTCATCCTGACCCTCCTCAACATAAGGGGCATCAAGGAGTCCTCCCTTCTCAACGAGACTCTGGGTGCTCTGGACATGATTATGGAAACCAGCATTATCCTCATAGGGTTCGCCTTTGCCTGGAGGCCAGAGCTTTTCCTCCACCAGTGGCAGACGGAATTTCCATCGCTGGAAAAGCTCCTCTATGGTGTGTCCATAGCTGTAATTTCTTACGTGGGGCTTGAGTCAGTCTCCCAGGCCGCCGAAGAAACCATACGCCCAGCAACGGTTATCCCTCGCAGCTCCCTCGCTCTGATAATCATAGTGCTTATGTTCGCCCTGGCTTTCCCCACAGTCTCCCTGGGAATCCTTCCCTGGCATGAGATAGCAGCCCGCGAGGGTGATCCTGTAGCTCGGCTGGCCAGCGAATTGCCCTTCGTGGGCTTTCTGGCAGGACCAGCAGCAGCCATTCTGGCAGCTACTATCGTGCTCATATCCGCTAACACCGGAATAATGGGTGCAAGCCGCCTGGCCTACAGCATGGCAGAGTTTGGCCTTATAGGAGAACAACTCTCGGTTGTGCACCCCCGTTACCACACTCCGGTCCGCGCTATAGTGCTCTTTTCAGGAGTGGCTGCTCTACAAGCCGTTTTCGCCTTTTTCAGCGGCCGTAAGGCTATGGAAACCATGGCCAATATGTATGCTTTCGGAGCGATGCTGGCCTATTTCCTGGCCTCCATAGCTTTCGTTGCCCTCCGCATAAAAGAGCCCTATACCCCACGCCCATACAAGGTGCCTTTAAACATAAAGTTCAAGAACGCCGAGATAGCAATCCCTGGCTTCCTGGCGATTATCGGCTCAGGAGGGATGCTCCTTATAGTCATGTGGACCCATGCCCTTGCCAGAATCGTGGGACCCTTATGGGTTTTGGCCTGGTTTATCTACTATGTCTGGCACCGGAAGAAAAACGGGCAGCCTATATTCCAGAGTTTACCCAGGGATTGGGAAACCCATCACATCCGGCTCCTGGAGGAGAGCAAAGAGTGGGAACTTCTGGAAAAGTTTAAGCTGGAAATTGCCAGATACAAAGAAGGCCGGCTCTATGGTTAA
- a CDS encoding universal stress protein, protein MGHPLGVAFAVLFLVLLVGTLTWMLKVPKPVPPEVARVIYSVEAARRILVPIIEGVYSERAVELACRLGERQNAHLILLHVIEVPFTVPLDTPLPELEERGRRALETARFIAVQHGFKPELHLIRHRSASEGILSMARQSRADQIVMGIGLKKTSYGEGIGRTVREVLRRANCEVIISKIPVKG, encoded by the coding sequence ATGGGTCATCCTCTCGGAGTTGCCTTCGCAGTTCTGTTCTTAGTCCTCCTGGTAGGAACCTTAACCTGGATGCTTAAAGTGCCAAAACCTGTTCCCCCGGAAGTGGCCAGAGTTATCTACTCCGTAGAAGCCGCTCGGCGGATACTGGTCCCCATAATTGAAGGAGTATACTCGGAAAGAGCAGTAGAATTGGCCTGTCGGCTCGGGGAGAGGCAAAATGCCCACCTGATCCTCCTTCACGTTATTGAAGTTCCATTCACTGTCCCCCTGGATACGCCATTGCCTGAACTGGAAGAGAGGGGGAGAAGAGCTCTGGAAACCGCCCGTTTTATAGCCGTTCAGCACGGTTTCAAGCCCGAGCTTCACCTTATCCGCCATCGCTCCGCTTCGGAGGGGATTCTCAGCATGGCCAGGCAGAGCCGGGCAGACCAGATAGTCATGGGCATAGGGCTCAAGAAAACCTCGTATGGCGAAGGCATAGGACGGACAGTCCGGGAAGTTCTGCGGCGTGCTAACTGTGAGGTCATAATTTCCAAAATTCCGGTGAAGGGGTGA